In Propionispora vibrioides, a single genomic region encodes these proteins:
- a CDS encoding CGGC domain-containing protein: MKIAIIVREETMRRCTGSGCMNAFFQRLDSFARYADCNDVELVAFTHNGGDLEKKIATLKKKAVDVVHLSSCIRGKDSNYEALARRLSEDFAVVGYTHGGEVGSTGPAIILEKASGCR, encoded by the coding sequence ATGAAAATAGCAATTATCGTGCGGGAGGAAACGATGCGGCGTTGTACGGGCAGCGGGTGTATGAACGCTTTTTTCCAACGGCTTGACTCTTTTGCCCGCTATGCAGACTGTAACGATGTAGAGTTGGTCGCTTTTACCCATAACGGAGGCGATCTGGAAAAGAAGATCGCTACATTAAAGAAAAAAGCGGTGGACGTGGTTCATCTGTCCTCTTGCATACGGGGAAAAGACTCCAACTATGAAGCCTTAGCCCGGCGTTTGTCGGAAGATTTTGCGGTGGTCGGCTACACCCATGGCGGGGAGGTTGGCAGTACAGGCCCGGCGATTATTCTTGAGAAGGCCAGTGGCTGCCGGTAA